One genomic window of Psychrobacter cibarius includes the following:
- a CDS encoding response regulator, with product MNELENDLTTVESSAESKPKLAFIDDEQRILRSMKLLFRKTHDVFITTDPTEYIDYIKNNHVHVAVSDQRMPERVGVDILREVKDVSPSTMRILLTGYADLNAIIGSINDGEIYRYLTKPCKSEELITVVGRATEIALTYNPDEDADQFDSSGNKQTLLVIDETNELIEQIRKQFSHSYKVLHAESLEEAYDYLANEDIGVCITDINVSGENIAPIIFTLKQDAPHLVVLVQTEFQDAGLLIDLINKGQVYRCLPKPMRASLLEISVNRAFQHHAKLKASPDLVKRYEVEHDPENDVRIDLSSRVRSLIGKLRKRFSL from the coding sequence ATGAATGAATTAGAAAATGACTTAACCACAGTTGAAAGCAGCGCTGAGTCAAAGCCGAAGTTGGCATTTATCGACGATGAACAACGCATTTTACGGTCTATGAAACTGCTGTTTCGTAAGACCCATGACGTGTTTATCACCACCGACCCAACTGAGTATATTGACTATATCAAGAACAACCATGTACACGTGGCGGTCAGTGACCAGCGGATGCCTGAGCGAGTCGGTGTGGATATCTTACGCGAAGTAAAAGATGTCTCACCGTCCACCATGCGTATTTTATTGACGGGCTATGCCGATTTAAACGCCATTATTGGCTCTATTAACGATGGTGAGATTTATCGTTATTTGACTAAGCCTTGTAAATCTGAAGAGCTGATCACCGTGGTCGGACGCGCTACCGAAATCGCCTTGACCTATAATCCAGACGAAGATGCCGACCAATTCGACAGTTCAGGTAATAAGCAAACACTGCTAGTGATTGATGAAACCAATGAGTTGATTGAGCAAATACGTAAGCAATTTTCTCACAGTTATAAAGTACTGCATGCTGAGAGTTTAGAGGAAGCGTACGATTATTTGGCGAATGAAGATATCGGTGTTTGTATCACCGATATCAATGTCAGCGGTGAGAATATCGCGCCGATTATCTTTACCTTAAAGCAAGATGCGCCGCATTTGGTGGTTTTGGTACAGACTGAATTTCAAGACGCTGGCTTGCTGATTGATTTGATTAATAAAGGTCAGGTTTATCGCTGCTTGCCGAAACCGATGCGCGCCAGCCTGCTTGAGATTAGCGTCAACCGTGCATTTCAGCATCATGCGAAGCTGAAAGCCAGCCCTGATTTGGTCAAACGCTATGAAGTCGAGCATGACCCTGAAAACGACGTGCGTATTGACTTGAGTAGTCGCGTACGTAGCCTTATTGGCAAATTGCGTAAACGCTTTTCTTTATAA
- the trxA gene encoding thioredoxin encodes MSDLILHTTDADFDKDVLQSDVPVLVDFWAAWCGPCKAIAPILEDLATEYQGKVKIVKVDVDSNPQAASRFGIRNIPTLFVFKDGEKVDSVMGLQPKAELAKVLDKHL; translated from the coding sequence ATGTCAGACCTTATTTTACATACTACCGATGCCGACTTTGACAAAGACGTATTGCAATCAGATGTGCCAGTATTGGTAGACTTCTGGGCAGCATGGTGTGGTCCTTGTAAAGCAATCGCCCCTATTTTAGAAGATCTAGCCACTGAGTACCAAGGCAAAGTTAAAATCGTCAAAGTTGATGTGGATAGCAACCCACAAGCTGCCAGCCGTTTTGGTATCCGTAATATCCCAACGCTATTTGTCTTTAAAGATGGCGAAAAAGTTGACTCAGTGATGGGTCTACAGCCAAAAGCTGAATTGGCAAAAGTGTTAGACAAGCATCTCTAA
- a CDS encoding NAD(P)/FAD-dependent oxidoreductase: MLDMTAAKQAVKKRFKPQSALSDTPVDYEVLIIGAGIAGIGMACRLQQQKHKGLFGHKNPSKQKRKSSKQQQKSAQRFLVLEKRADLGGTWDLFTYPGIRSDSDALTFGYSFRPWLNHRILAKGGDIKNYIADTAREFGISEHIRYQHEVQQLSWSSSHQQWTAMVKNHASGEVFTVTAKFVVGATGYYDYEQGYRPSFNKEADFQGEIIHPQHWQNVDYDDKKVVIIGSGATAMTLLPALVDEKGGQCARHVTMLQRSPTYVASVPGDDYTLDWLAGKFSPLSKEQAYTLLRTRNVLIQQGTYRAAILAPKFMKALLKRGVKTELKGSGIDVAHFVPDYNPWDQRICAVPDSDLFKALHGKRASVVTDQISHFTKTGIMLDSGKHLDADIIVTATGLKLQMLGGAKVYIDGQAIDIGSRMTYKAVMIEELPNMVALFGYTNASWTLKIDLACQYVMRLLGYMHQHRYQVVLPQAQTKDAKALTQTDTVMGALSSGYVKRAQHELPKQGDIYPWRVTNNYLSDRIMLKHRKIKDDWLRFSR; encoded by the coding sequence ATGCTTGATATGACGGCAGCCAAACAGGCAGTTAAGAAACGCTTCAAACCTCAATCGGCACTCTCAGACACACCAGTGGATTATGAAGTACTGATTATCGGTGCAGGAATTGCCGGTATTGGTATGGCGTGCCGATTGCAGCAGCAAAAACACAAAGGACTGTTTGGTCATAAAAATCCAAGTAAGCAGAAACGCAAATCATCAAAGCAACAGCAGAAAAGTGCACAGCGATTTTTGGTGTTAGAAAAACGAGCAGATTTGGGTGGTACATGGGATTTATTCACCTATCCAGGCATCCGCTCTGACTCTGATGCCTTGACGTTTGGCTACAGTTTCAGACCATGGCTAAATCACAGGATTTTGGCAAAAGGCGGTGATATTAAAAACTATATTGCTGATACGGCGCGTGAGTTTGGTATCAGCGAACATATTCGCTATCAGCACGAGGTGCAGCAGCTGTCTTGGTCAAGTAGCCATCAACAATGGACGGCGATGGTAAAAAATCATGCCAGCGGTGAGGTGTTTACGGTAACAGCAAAGTTCGTCGTTGGCGCCACGGGTTACTACGATTATGAGCAAGGTTATCGTCCTTCTTTTAATAAAGAAGCAGATTTTCAAGGTGAAATCATCCATCCGCAGCATTGGCAAAATGTGGATTATGACGATAAGAAGGTAGTTATTATCGGTAGCGGTGCCACAGCGATGACATTGCTGCCAGCTTTGGTGGATGAAAAAGGTGGGCAATGCGCGCGTCACGTCACTATGTTACAGCGTTCTCCCACGTATGTGGCAAGTGTACCGGGCGATGATTATACGCTTGATTGGCTAGCAGGCAAATTTTCACCGTTGTCGAAAGAGCAGGCTTATACGCTGCTGCGTACTCGTAATGTATTGATTCAGCAAGGTACTTATCGAGCGGCTATATTGGCACCCAAGTTTATGAAAGCGTTATTAAAACGCGGTGTCAAAACAGAGCTAAAGGGTAGCGGTATCGATGTGGCGCATTTTGTACCGGACTATAATCCTTGGGATCAGCGAATATGTGCGGTGCCAGACAGTGATTTATTCAAAGCATTGCATGGCAAACGCGCCAGCGTCGTCACCGATCAAATCAGCCATTTTACCAAGACAGGCATTATGCTTGATTCTGGCAAGCATCTCGATGCTGATATCATCGTCACAGCGACAGGATTAAAGCTACAAATGCTCGGCGGTGCCAAAGTATATATTGACGGGCAGGCGATAGATATTGGTTCGCGCATGACTTATAAAGCGGTCATGATTGAAGAGTTGCCAAACATGGTGGCACTGTTTGGTTATACCAACGCCTCATGGACGCTAAAAATCGATTTGGCGTGTCAGTATGTGATGCGACTGCTGGGCTATATGCATCAGCATCGCTATCAAGTGGTATTGCCACAAGCACAGACTAAAGATGCCAAAGCGCTTACGCAGACAGATACAGTGATGGGCGCGCTATCGTCAGGATATGTCAAGCGCGCTCAACATGAGCTACCCAAGCAAGGCGATATATATCCTTGGCGGGTGACAAACAACTATCTAAGCGACCGCATCATGCTCAAACATCGCAAAATAAAAGATGATTGGTTACGTTTTAGTCGTTAA
- a CDS encoding ATP-binding protein, whose amino-acid sequence MSASKKVGFFNQVSTQVTTILFIAFAVVLAVVVYVVDKEGYEKIRLESAKLVAERGNTAVNSISADINRVMRSALLLQQSAQTLPTEEAILQTSTANAFDKRDYNLLGSGGIWPEKGALGANTATHPFLMVRQNGDYQAVLSDPNPTNPYYQEDWFSVLKLLKPESCIWNHVRASQTKGELAMSCGVAIERDNQFWGASTVNFTLNQLQENIVKLSESSGSGYILLLDNSDKVIASSNPERLSYIDEKTGTPLDIKQVINSDPAWQPVLDFLDVQRNEIIEQVAASVSPQVQQVLTTLDKAETGTAKGYYLVNYAAYLNNGENKQNAMDSRLLQSFELAKDSYYNGSQAYVFEIPETYWKLIVVQPDAEINAIADNLSENLVNWIALALLITAGVIYFMLTFLAFKPLKETTDKISEAENLINNKQYNKLSEVKFAEGRNEIGLVNGSINDLLDRIQSNEGKLANINQQLEIKVEERTAELQETLKELKNSQLQLIRSEKMATLGQMVAGVAHEVNTPLSYVQNNLEIIGQLTEQYEELIELVQGLKSVKTDAATDGKIDKLLADIIRASDEIQEDDLSAELKELIKDSLFGVEQITEMVLNLRNFARLDESKVKTIDVRECIEASLKIAGNSIRHQEIVTDFAPTPEVKCSPSQINQVLVNLLNNAAQAMGEKQDGKIEVRTRADDHNVYIDVIDNGKGMSPEVLNQIFEPFFTTKGAGEGTGLGMAISQQIMEQHNGDIKVVSTEGVGTTFTLILPINNNLTEQNLVA is encoded by the coding sequence ATGAGTGCCTCCAAAAAAGTTGGCTTTTTTAATCAAGTCAGTACCCAAGTAACCACTATTTTATTTATTGCTTTTGCGGTCGTACTGGCGGTCGTCGTTTATGTTGTTGATAAAGAGGGCTATGAGAAAATCCGCCTTGAATCTGCAAAACTGGTGGCTGAACGTGGCAATACCGCGGTAAATAGTATTTCAGCCGATATCAATCGGGTGATGCGTAGTGCCTTACTACTACAGCAAAGCGCGCAAACCTTGCCCACAGAAGAGGCGATTTTACAAACCAGTACTGCCAATGCCTTTGATAAGCGTGATTATAACTTACTGGGTAGTGGTGGCATTTGGCCTGAAAAAGGCGCACTTGGGGCAAATACCGCGACCCATCCATTTTTGATGGTTCGCCAAAACGGTGATTATCAAGCGGTGTTAAGCGACCCAAATCCTACCAATCCTTATTATCAAGAAGATTGGTTTAGCGTCTTAAAGTTGCTCAAACCTGAGAGCTGCATTTGGAACCATGTGCGCGCCAGCCAAACCAAAGGCGAGCTTGCGATGAGCTGCGGTGTGGCAATCGAGCGTGACAATCAGTTTTGGGGTGCCAGTACGGTTAACTTTACGCTGAATCAGTTACAAGAAAACATCGTCAAGTTAAGCGAAAGCTCAGGCTCAGGCTACATTCTACTCTTGGATAATAGTGACAAGGTGATCGCCTCCTCTAACCCTGAACGTTTAAGCTATATTGATGAGAAAACGGGTACGCCGCTTGATATCAAACAAGTCATCAACTCAGACCCTGCTTGGCAACCCGTGCTTGATTTCTTAGATGTCCAACGTAATGAGATCATCGAACAAGTCGCCGCTAGCGTCTCACCACAAGTTCAGCAGGTACTGACCACGCTTGATAAAGCTGAGACTGGTACGGCAAAAGGTTATTATTTGGTGAACTACGCCGCTTACCTAAATAATGGCGAAAACAAGCAAAACGCCATGGACAGCCGCTTATTACAGAGCTTTGAGTTGGCAAAAGACAGTTACTACAACGGCAGTCAAGCCTATGTCTTTGAGATTCCTGAGACTTATTGGAAGCTGATCGTTGTCCAACCTGATGCTGAAATTAACGCCATCGCGGATAATCTCAGTGAAAACTTGGTTAACTGGATTGCATTAGCACTATTGATTACGGCTGGCGTCATTTACTTCATGCTGACCTTCTTAGCATTCAAACCCTTGAAAGAAACCACTGATAAAATCTCTGAAGCGGAAAACTTAATTAATAATAAGCAATACAATAAGCTGAGCGAGGTTAAATTCGCAGAAGGTCGCAACGAGATTGGACTGGTGAACGGCTCTATTAATGACCTACTAGACCGAATCCAGTCTAACGAAGGTAAGCTTGCCAACATTAACCAACAGCTAGAGATTAAAGTCGAAGAACGTACTGCTGAGCTGCAAGAAACGCTAAAAGAGCTGAAAAACTCGCAGTTGCAATTGATTCGTTCAGAAAAAATGGCAACGTTGGGACAAATGGTGGCAGGCGTTGCTCATGAAGTGAACACACCTTTATCATACGTGCAAAATAATCTTGAAATTATTGGTCAGTTAACTGAGCAATACGAAGAGCTGATTGAATTGGTACAAGGATTAAAAAGCGTTAAAACTGACGCGGCGACTGATGGAAAAATTGACAAGCTATTGGCAGATATTATCCGTGCTTCTGATGAAATCCAAGAAGATGACCTATCAGCTGAATTAAAAGAGCTGATTAAAGATTCGTTATTTGGCGTCGAGCAAATCACTGAGATGGTGCTGAACCTACGTAACTTTGCCCGTCTTGATGAGTCAAAAGTGAAAACCATTGATGTGCGCGAATGTATCGAAGCCTCGCTTAAAATCGCTGGCAACTCCATTAGACATCAAGAGATTGTGACTGATTTTGCGCCCACGCCTGAAGTGAAATGCTCACCGTCGCAAATCAACCAAGTCTTGGTCAATCTACTGAACAATGCCGCGCAAGCCATGGGAGAAAAACAGGATGGCAAAATCGAAGTGCGCACCCGTGCCGATGATCACAATGTTTATATTGATGTCATCGACAACGGTAAAGGTATGAGTCCAGAAGTTCTCAATCAAATCTTTGAGCCGTTCTTTACGACCAAAGGCGCAGGCGAAGGCACTGGTCTTGGTATGGCAATCAGTCAGCAAATTATGGAGCAACATAATGGCGATATCAAAGTCGTATCGACCGAAGGCGTTGGCACCACATTTACGTTAATACTGCCGATTAATAATAACTTAACAGAGCAAAACCTAGTCGCGTAA
- a CDS encoding acyl-CoA thioesterase II translates to MSDYSQLIDELLATVALIEVTPDVFEGKSHDYVGSRIFGGQVLAQAIMAAAHTLDKDKPCHSLHGYFLRGGDITQPVIYQVRRLRDGRSLSAREVTAIQYKEVRGKAPIEQVIFSMIASFSPMEEGLEYQEDMPVYPPPEDLLAEQDLKEEYVGKVPDALKARFMRRRHVEIKPVKPRDPIHPEPMKPKQANWLRIRELGNQPVAIQQALLAFSSDFYLVGTGLMSHGVSFMTSGLQAASIDHSMHFHRNFDLNGWMLYDMWSDTTSNAKGLNHGQFWQDGKLVATVQQEGLMRLRVPKS, encoded by the coding sequence ATGTCCGATTATTCGCAATTGATTGATGAGCTGCTAGCTACCGTAGCGCTTATTGAAGTGACCCCCGATGTCTTTGAGGGTAAGAGCCATGACTATGTTGGCAGTCGTATTTTTGGTGGACAAGTGCTCGCCCAAGCCATCATGGCGGCGGCGCATACGCTGGATAAAGACAAACCCTGTCATTCACTGCACGGGTATTTTTTGCGCGGTGGTGATATCACGCAGCCAGTGATTTATCAGGTGCGCCGCTTGCGTGACGGTCGTAGTCTGTCTGCGCGTGAAGTGACGGCGATTCAGTATAAAGAGGTGCGTGGTAAAGCGCCTATTGAGCAAGTAATATTTTCAATGATAGCCTCGTTTTCGCCGATGGAAGAGGGTTTAGAGTATCAAGAAGATATGCCTGTCTATCCGCCACCAGAGGATTTACTAGCTGAGCAGGATCTAAAAGAAGAGTATGTCGGAAAAGTTCCAGACGCGCTCAAAGCCCGCTTTATGCGCCGTCGCCATGTCGAAATTAAGCCGGTTAAACCGCGTGATCCGATTCATCCGGAGCCAATGAAACCTAAGCAGGCTAACTGGTTGCGTATCCGCGAATTGGGCAATCAACCTGTTGCGATTCAACAAGCGCTATTGGCATTTTCGTCCGATTTTTATCTGGTTGGTACAGGGCTGATGTCACATGGTGTTAGCTTTATGACCAGCGGCTTGCAAGCGGCCAGTATTGACCACTCGATGCATTTTCATCGTAATTTTGATCTAAATGGTTGGATGCTATACGACATGTGGAGTGATACCACGTCTAATGCCAAGGGCTTAAACCATGGGCAGTTTTGGCAAGACGGTAAGCTGGTTGCTACGGTACAACAAGAAGGCCTGATGCGTTTACGTGTGCCAAAGTCCTAA
- the rapA gene encoding RNA polymerase-associated protein RapA, with translation MTISIASLHNTEFAVGQRYLSDTESELGLGVVIDVDDRCVHILFPQSEETRVYAKNSAPLSRVVFKVGDSISDQAGKSYTVTAVEEVMGVLKYSVDEHERGIMETRLAANITLAKPLERLLAGRIERGDWYELRQDILRMQSALAGHPLKGLMGARVDIIEHQLYIAHEVGKRIAPRVLLADEVGLGKTIEAGLIIHQQLLTGKAERVLILVPDSLQYQWMIELRRRFNLNFALFDLVRAAAIKEHDPEQNVFATEQCIIAGMDLLLDHPDLYDQAMDAGFDLLVVDEAHHLHWDEAQGGNDKYDLIADFAEETPGVMLLTATPEQLGAQSHFARLRLLDPDRFDDLDEFIDGQEAFAETAAVAGVLIEDKPLSDSQIVALSSLLDISLDELATINDDEKLRTYALNELLDRHGTGRILFRNTRESVKGFYGRSSQPYPLALPAAWKDSYQTNGKLREQLWGEENQPDGGWLEDDPRVPWLIDILRGELKHKKVLLIARSGATVESLEAVLRLHAGIKTAIFTEQMTLLERDQAAAFFADSEGAQILLCSEIGSEGRNFQFASQLILWDLPANPDTLEQRIGRLDRIGQTQQIMLHVPYVQGTAQERLYKWYHDALNMFNQISPTAQSVQEQYIQELKPMLEGADTDENRAILQDIIEEAKQTRLGLEAQLQAGRDRLLEYNSCRPRVAKRIADAMRDFDGHNLLPQFIERFFASANIDHNIQRDGSWVIAPIDSTEISDYIDGLPLGDEDGMTLTFEREQALQREDIEFITHEHPLMRAIYELASTSTFGNTTVAMLKSSAVPQGMVLLEVNFRVEAIAPRLLNLPATLTTQNIRVFISEQGSDLSSRISAEMIMPHIERLDKNRARQVIKVRGDVIEQRYYEAEEIARQQLAEIGEQASARFSQQWSREIKRLKHLQTINPNVRPAEIERLEQLKAQGEQALGSLLLVPDSIRVLVAVKP, from the coding sequence ATGACTATCTCTATCGCTTCATTGCACAATACTGAATTTGCCGTTGGTCAACGTTATTTATCTGATACGGAGTCCGAGCTGGGCTTGGGTGTGGTCATCGATGTAGATGACCGATGTGTGCACATTCTATTTCCACAAAGTGAAGAGACGCGCGTCTACGCCAAAAACTCCGCGCCATTATCACGCGTGGTGTTTAAAGTCGGCGATAGTATTTCTGATCAAGCGGGTAAGAGCTATACCGTAACCGCGGTCGAAGAAGTGATGGGTGTACTCAAATATAGTGTCGATGAGCATGAACGAGGCATTATGGAAACCCGTCTTGCTGCCAATATCACGCTTGCTAAGCCACTTGAGCGTCTGCTGGCTGGTCGGATTGAGCGTGGTGATTGGTATGAGCTGCGTCAAGATATCTTGCGTATGCAGTCGGCGCTAGCGGGTCATCCGCTTAAAGGCTTGATGGGTGCGCGTGTCGATATCATTGAGCATCAGCTCTATATCGCTCATGAAGTTGGCAAACGTATCGCACCGCGTGTGTTGCTTGCTGACGAAGTTGGTTTGGGCAAAACCATCGAAGCAGGTTTGATTATTCATCAACAGCTGTTAACAGGCAAAGCTGAGCGTGTGCTCATTCTTGTACCAGACAGTCTACAATATCAGTGGATGATTGAGCTGCGTCGTCGTTTTAATCTAAATTTTGCCTTATTTGATTTGGTACGTGCAGCAGCCATTAAAGAACACGATCCTGAGCAAAACGTCTTTGCCACTGAGCAATGTATCATTGCGGGTATGGATTTACTCCTTGACCACCCTGATTTGTACGACCAAGCAATGGATGCAGGGTTTGATTTATTGGTGGTTGATGAGGCGCATCACCTGCATTGGGATGAGGCGCAAGGCGGCAATGATAAATATGACTTGATTGCTGACTTTGCCGAAGAAACGCCAGGGGTCATGCTATTGACAGCAACGCCAGAACAGCTTGGCGCACAAAGTCACTTTGCTCGTTTGCGTTTGCTTGATCCGGATCGCTTTGATGATTTGGATGAGTTTATCGATGGTCAAGAAGCCTTTGCTGAAACGGCTGCCGTTGCTGGTGTATTGATAGAGGATAAGCCATTAAGCGACAGTCAAATTGTCGCTTTAAGCAGCTTGTTAGACATCAGTCTTGATGAGTTGGCAACGATTAATGATGACGAAAAACTGCGCACCTATGCGCTCAACGAGCTATTAGATCGTCATGGTACAGGTCGTATTCTATTCCGTAATACCCGTGAAAGTGTGAAAGGGTTTTATGGTCGTAGCAGCCAGCCGTACCCACTGGCATTACCTGCCGCATGGAAAGACAGCTATCAAACCAATGGTAAATTGCGTGAGCAGCTATGGGGCGAAGAAAACCAACCTGATGGTGGCTGGCTAGAAGATGACCCACGTGTGCCTTGGTTGATTGATATTTTGCGCGGTGAGCTTAAGCACAAAAAAGTACTGTTGATTGCCCGTAGTGGCGCGACGGTTGAGAGCTTGGAGGCGGTATTACGTCTGCATGCCGGTATTAAAACCGCTATCTTTACTGAGCAGATGACCTTGCTTGAGCGTGACCAAGCAGCGGCGTTCTTTGCCGATAGCGAAGGCGCACAGATATTATTATGCTCGGAGATAGGCTCGGAAGGTCGTAACTTCCAGTTTGCCAGTCAGCTGATATTGTGGGATTTGCCCGCCAATCCAGATACTTTAGAGCAGCGTATTGGTCGCCTAGATCGTATCGGACAAACGCAGCAAATCATGCTGCATGTACCTTATGTACAAGGCACAGCACAAGAGCGTCTGTATAAATGGTATCACGACGCACTGAATATGTTTAATCAAATCTCTCCAACGGCGCAGAGCGTGCAAGAGCAGTATATTCAAGAGCTAAAACCCATGCTTGAAGGCGCGGATACTGACGAGAACCGTGCGATACTACAAGATATCATCGAAGAAGCGAAACAGACGCGATTGGGGTTAGAGGCACAGCTACAAGCGGGTCGTGATCGCCTATTAGAATACAATTCGTGTCGCCCACGTGTTGCTAAACGTATCGCTGACGCCATGCGCGATTTTGATGGTCATAATCTATTGCCGCAGTTTATTGAGCGCTTTTTTGCCTCAGCCAATATCGATCACAATATCCAGCGTGATGGCTCGTGGGTGATTGCTCCGATTGACAGCACTGAAATTAGTGATTATATCGATGGTCTGCCACTCGGTGACGAAGACGGTATGACGTTGACATTCGAGCGTGAGCAAGCACTACAGCGTGAAGATATCGAATTTATCACTCATGAGCATCCATTGATGCGCGCGATTTATGAGTTGGCGAGTACCAGCACCTTTGGTAATACCACGGTGGCGATGCTAAAAAGTTCTGCTGTACCACAAGGTATGGTGCTGCTCGAAGTGAATTTCCGCGTTGAAGCCATTGCGCCAAGGTTGCTCAATTTGCCAGCGACGCTGACCACGCAAAATATTCGTGTATTTATCAGTGAGCAAGGCAGTGATTTGTCCTCGCGTATCAGTGCGGAGATGATTATGCCGCATATTGAACGTCTGGATAAAAACCGTGCTCGCCAAGTCATCAAAGTACGCGGTGATGTGATTGAGCAGCGTTATTATGAAGCGGAAGAGATTGCCCGTCAGCAGCTTGCTGAGATTGGTGAACAAGCCAGTGCCCGTTTTAGCCAGCAGTGGTCACGTGAAATCAAACGCCTAAAGCATCTACAAACGATTAATCCTAATGTACGCCCTGCCGAAATTGAGCGCTTGGAGCAGCTAAAAGCCCAAGGTGAGCAAGCACTAGGTAGTCTGTTATTAGTCCCAGACTCCATCCGTGTGTTAGTGGCAGTGAAGCCATAA
- a CDS encoding D-2-hydroxyacid dehydrogenase — MRAVFLDKGTFSDGIDLPAPNGISDYLTYDDTPKDAAVIVERCKDADIIITNKVQISAEVISKLPKLKLIQLTATGMNNVDQDACVEHHVALYNVAGYAVKSVPEHTFMLMLNAMRAGIYYHQKVADGTWQANGNFCLLDIPLIDLENKTLGIIGVGTIGKRVTDIARAFGMTVLWAEQQGRAPRNDDYTAFDDVLAQSDVLSLHCPLNEKTQHLINADTLAKMVKQPLIVNVARGGIVDSQALTDAINNEQIIGYASDVFEQEPITADDPLLTIAKHPRVIFSPHNAWGSKSAQQTLWQILSKQVTDFINSH, encoded by the coding sequence ATGCGCGCGGTTTTTTTAGATAAAGGCACTTTTTCTGATGGCATCGACTTGCCAGCCCCAAACGGCATCAGCGACTACCTCACTTATGATGATACCCCAAAAGATGCTGCTGTTATCGTAGAGCGCTGCAAAGACGCTGACATCATTATCACCAATAAAGTGCAAATCAGCGCTGAAGTGATAAGCAAATTGCCCAAGCTCAAGCTCATTCAACTGACCGCTACTGGTATGAACAACGTCGATCAAGACGCTTGTGTTGAGCACCATGTGGCGCTTTATAATGTCGCAGGTTATGCAGTCAAAAGCGTGCCCGAACATACCTTTATGCTCATGCTCAACGCCATGCGCGCGGGTATTTATTATCATCAAAAAGTCGCTGATGGCACATGGCAAGCAAACGGTAATTTTTGCCTACTGGATATTCCGCTAATAGATTTGGAAAATAAAACACTAGGTATTATTGGCGTTGGCACTATTGGCAAACGCGTGACCGACATTGCGCGCGCTTTTGGAATGACTGTATTATGGGCGGAGCAGCAAGGGCGCGCACCGCGCAATGACGACTATACTGCGTTTGACGACGTACTGGCACAGTCTGATGTACTGAGCTTGCATTGCCCATTAAACGAGAAAACTCAGCACCTGATTAATGCAGATACTTTAGCAAAAATGGTCAAACAGCCGCTCATCGTCAATGTCGCTCGTGGCGGTATTGTCGATAGCCAAGCGCTGACTGATGCCATTAACAATGAGCAAATCATCGGCTACGCCAGCGACGTTTTTGAACAAGAGCCAATCACCGCTGACGACCCTTTATTGACCATTGCCAAGCATCCCCGCGTTATATTTAGCCCGCATAATGCGTGGGGCAGCAAAAGTGCACAACAAACCTTGTGGCAGATCTTAAGCAAACAAGTTACTGACTTTATTAATAGCCATTAA
- a CDS encoding RluA family pseudouridine synthase yields the protein MPFTAEEVNALNAQENAYPIEFFQAFAQQITVYEDDDIWVVDKPVGLLSVDGKTLKVSLLARLERANPAVKLIHRLDMDTSGLLIFAKNAAAQTHISKQFIERLPQKKYQARVFGEWERVGAKGEISVPVRYEPETKPRHIVDPSWSKHALTLYEVISHEQCNGQTVTRVMLKPVTGRSHQLRVHMVHVGHVMIGDPIYAEGMALAIAPRLNLHAQQLRLKHPTLGAWMDWESPSPF from the coding sequence ATGCCTTTTACTGCTGAAGAAGTCAACGCCCTCAATGCTCAAGAAAACGCCTATCCGATTGAGTTTTTTCAAGCATTTGCGCAACAGATTACTGTCTACGAAGATGATGATATTTGGGTGGTTGATAAGCCTGTAGGTCTGTTGAGTGTCGATGGCAAAACGCTCAAGGTCAGTTTACTGGCAAGACTTGAGCGTGCCAATCCCGCAGTCAAGCTGATTCATCGTCTGGATATGGATACCTCAGGGCTGCTCATTTTTGCTAAAAATGCTGCCGCGCAAACCCATATTAGTAAGCAATTCATTGAACGTTTGCCACAAAAAAAATATCAGGCACGCGTCTTTGGAGAGTGGGAGCGTGTCGGCGCAAAGGGTGAGATATCCGTACCAGTGCGCTATGAGCCAGAGACGAAACCGCGCCATATCGTCGATCCTAGCTGGTCAAAGCATGCCTTAACTTTATATGAAGTCATCAGCCATGAGCAATGCAACGGTCAGACAGTCACGCGCGTAATGCTAAAGCCTGTCACCGGTCGTAGTCATCAGCTGCGCGTCCATATGGTGCATGTGGGTCATGTGATGATTGGCGATCCTATTTATGCAGAAGGTATGGCTTTAGCGATTGCGCCAAGGCTTAATCTCCATGCTCAGCAATTGCGTCTCAAGCATCCTACGCTTGGTGCGTGGATGGATTGGGAAAGCCCAAGCCCTTTTTAA